ctccccctcagccccctgtacgttatggcgtctctccgtcagccccctgtacgttatggcgtctctccgtcagccccctgtacgttatggcgtctccccctcagccccctgtacgttatggcgtctccccctcagccccctgtacgttatggcgtctccccctcagccccctgtacgttatggcgtctccccctcagccccctgtacgttatggcgtctccccgtcagccccctgtacgttatggcgtctccccgtcagccccctgtacgttatggcgtctccccgtcagccccctgtacgttatggcgtctccccgtcagctccctgtacgttatggcgtctccccgtcagccccctgtacgttatggcgtctccccgtcagccccctgtacgttatggcgtctccccgtcagccccctgtacgttatggcgtctccccgtcagccccctgtacgttatggcgtcgccccctcagccccctgtacgttatggcgtctccccgtcagccccctgtacgttatggcgtctccccctcagccccctgtacgttatggcgtctccccctcagccccctgtacgttatggcgtctccccctcagccccctgtacgttatggcgtctccccctcagccccctgtacgttatggcgtctccccctcagccccctgtacgttatggcgtcgccccctgtacgttatggcgcctgcccctcagccccctgtacgttatggcgtctccccccccccccccccagccccctgtacgttatggcgtctccccccccccccccagccccctgtacgttatggcgtctcccccccccccccagccccctgtacgttatggcgtcttccccccccccccccagccacctgtacgttatggcgtctcccccttCAGccacctgtacgttatggcgtctccccccccccccccccccaccagccCCCTGTATATTATGGCGTTCAACCCCCTTCATCTCCATGAATTATtgagtctccccgtcagccccctgtacgttatggcatctccccgtcagccccctgtacgttatggcatctccccgtcagccccctgtacgttatggcgtctccccctcagccttctgtacgttatggcgtctccccctcagccccctgtacgttatggcgtcgccCCCTGTACATTATggcgtctccccctcagccccctgtacgttatggcgtctccccctcagccccctgtacgttatggcgtctccccgtcagccccctgtacgttatggcatctccccctcagccccctgtacgttatggcgtctccccctcagccccctgtacgttatggcgtctccccctcagccccctgtacgttatggcgtcgccccctgtacgttattgcgtctgcccctcagccccctgtacgttatggcgtctcccctccccctcagccccctgtacgttatggcgtctcccctccccctcagccccctgtacgttatggcgtctccccgtcagccccctgtacgttatggcgtctccccgtcagccccctgtacgttatggcgtctccccgtcagccccctgtacgttatggcgtctccccgtcagccccctgtacgttatggcgtctccccgtcagccccctgtacgttatggcgtctccccgtcagccccctgtacgttatggcatctccccgtcagccccctgtacgttatggcgtctccccctcagccccctgtacgttatggcgtctccccctcagccccctgtacgttatggcgtctccccctcagccccctgtacgttatggcgtctccccctcagccccctgtacgttatggcgtctccccgtcagccccctgtacgttatggcgtctccccctcagccccctgtacgttatggcgtctccccctcagccccctgtacgttatggcgtctccccgtcagccccctgtacgttatggcgtcgccccctgtacgttatggcgtctgcccctcagccccctgtacgttatggcgtctccccccccccccccccagccccctgtacgttatggcgtctccccccccccccccagccccctgtacgttatggcgtcttcccccccccccccagccccctgtacgttatggcgtctcccccctCAGccacctgtacgttatggcgtctcccccccCAGCCCCCTGTATATTATGGCGTTCAACCCCCTTCATCTCCATGCATTattgcgtctccccgtcagccccctgtacgttatggcatctccccgtcagccccctgtacgttatggcgtctccccctcagccttctgtacgttatggcgtctccccctcagccccctgtacgttatggcgtctccccctcagccccctgtacgttatggcgtctccccgtcagccccctgtacgttatggcgtctccccgtcagccccctgtacgttatggcgtctccccctcagccccctgtacgttatggcgtctccccctcagccccctgtacgttatggcgtctccccctgtacgttatggcgtctgcccctcagccccctgtacgttatggcgtcgccccctgtacgttatggcgtctgcccctcagccccctgtacgttatggcgtctcccccccccccccccccagccccctgtacgttatggcgtgtctcccccccccctccaagccccctgtacgttatggcgtcttccccccccccccccagccccctgtacgttatggcgtctccccctcagccacctgtacgttatggcgtctcccccccccccccagccccctGTATATTATGGCGTTCAACCCCCTTCATCTCCATGCATTattgcgtctccccgtcagccccctgtacgttatggcatctccccgtcagccccctgtacgttatggcatctccccgtcagccccctgtacgttatggcgtctccccctcaGCCTTCTGTACGTTATGGCATACCCTCAGCCCCTGTACGTTGTGgtgtctccccctcagcccctgtacgttatggcattccctctaacccccccccccccccccccgagccctCTGTGCGTTATGGTGTCTTCCCCACCCCCCAGCCCCCTGTACGTTGtggcgttccccccccccccccccagccccctgtatgttatggcgtctccccctcaGCTCCCTGTACGTTATAGcgcctccccgtcagccccctgtatgtTATGGCGTTCAACCCCCTTCATCTCTCCATACATTATTGCGTCACCCCGTCAGCCTCCTGTACTTTATGGCGTCTCCCCCACAgctccctgtacgttatggcgtccccccgtcagccccctgtacgttatggcatctccccctcagccccctgtatgtTATGGAGTCTCcctgtcagccccctgtacgttatggcattcccccccccccccctgagccCCCTGTATGTTAtggtgtcaccccccccccccccctcagccccctgtacgttgtggcgtctccccctcagccccctgtacgttgtgGCGTCTCCCCCTCAGCTCCCTGTACATTATGGGGTCTCCCCCCTCAGCTCTCTGTACATTGTGgtgtctccccctcagccccctgtacgttgtgGCGTCTCCCCCTCAGCTCCCTGTACATTATGGGGTCTCCCCCCTCAGCTCTCTGTACATTGTGGCGTCTCCCCCTCAGCTCCCTGTACGTTATGGGGTCTCCCCCTCGGCTCCCTGTACGTTATGGGGTCTCCCCCTCAGCTCCCTGTACGTTGTGGCGTCTCCCCCTCAGCTCCCTGTACGTTATGGGGTCTCCCCCTCAGCTCCCTGTACGTTGTggcgtctccccctcagccccctgtacgttatggcgtctcacaGCCCCTGTACATTACACTGCGATGCTTCTTATATCCGCCCATATATTATACTGTGTCGCCCCTCCGTCCCCCCACGGTTTTATCACACCGGTGTATTATACTTTTATTATCTCTCGCGGCTGAAACATCCGGCGTCTCCTGACTCCTGCACGCTGGGTGCTATAATAGGAGTTTAATACACTGGTGTGCAGGCCGCACATTACAGCACCCAGCGTGCTGGAGTCAGGAGACTGCGGATATTTCAGCACACTGGGTGTTATAGTGTGCGGCCTCCACACCGgtgtattaggctgtgtgcacacggtgcgttttCTACGCTCAGAAATGGGCAAAAAACATTAGAGAATTTTTATCCCAGCTAAGTCGGTGAgagtcctgaagtgttgtgcacatgacagGGATTTTCCTTGcatatttgcagtgcgtttttgctgcagcatggtaattctttgtgcggatttttattgtttttcacccattgacttcaattgagtccgttaaatccacagcaaaaactcgagtataaaaatgtttgtggagaATGTTTGTGCTGAGTTTCTGTCTGCATTTTTACGGACTTCctgtggtgtttcccacgctgtcacctgTCATCTGTattacagcgtgggaaacaccggtgAGGCGGTAACCTTACCACCTGTAAGATAGTTACTGTCAGTCACAGTGCTGTGGGTTCACGCcatcagatgtcagcatgaccccgcaggTGTTACTGTGACCCGCGGTAAGAAACTTACTGCAGttcacaggcgtcagctgatgagactactactcccaccaGCTGACACCtctgatcaaagtaaaaaaaaaataagtgaaatAATGAAATACATATacagataaaaaacaacctatactcACCTTAGGCTTCTTTACacgtccgtcttccaaatctgcacaggatccgtcaagacgttgaaatgacggatcctgtgcagattgtgaaaaacgtaGGCCCGTCTTTCTTATGGACCCatcgagcctatgtgcacctgttgtgtatgcgtcttcgcagtggactattcaattcgggtaacgtttcgaccccagcaggtctttatcaaaacctcacttatgccaaagaggtagaggagaggagaaagagccgagttcccatagggcagctctggtggagttgtgtggaagcgcgtccgcctggtgggtgatgtaggacaaattgaaaaatcgcagtATTGTCACCTACCGGCcttcccgcgcagcgatgctcccaacagctagcgttcctagtaatacattgcattTGGCTGCCGGGAGCTTCGGTGACACTGCGCGGaacgtcggtaggtgagaatattgcgatttaaaaaaaaaaaaaaaaatgttacattatttttaacattatatcttgttactattgatgcttcataggcagcatcaatagtaaaaagagaaagagagcgaacgagagaatttccctgacgggaaattcttctacgcatgctcagtttgaaaagacgggaccgtcgctggattcctgcttttcacagtcagcgacgcatcctgcgcccatagacttacattgtagccagtgacgggcagcgcaggatgcatcGCTGACCAATTTTcctacgtgcagaaaaaacgttcctctgaacattttctctgcccgacggaccattTTATTACACAGGATCCAGTgctcgacggatgaaacggatggccatctgtcacaatccgtcgctaatacaagtttatgggaaaATGCAGATcccgcattctcaaaaatcgagggattgcgacgggagctgaaagacggaagtgtgaaagaggcctaatgctcAATCCCCGATGGCAAAGTCTcctgtaaacaatcaaaaataataaaccatcttATACTCTCCTGCCCTCGTTGGTCTACATAATCCAGAGAGTCCCATGgctatctcacgtgtagaacagtcacatcaagaGATGTGACCACTCTAACCAGCCGCCGGCtgcacactgacaggaggtaatcgctcccgcagtgtatagcgctgagctgccatgagagaggtcacacgagttcatcagctgatcagcgccGGTGCTCTCACAGCAGCACCGCTGACAAtatccccaaccctattaccccacttgccaatgcactagagcaagtgggaagagcgaactTAAGCATCAGATTTGGCAAATCttttagatgcgccatttctggggcggctgagagctgatgtttttagtctgggagggggccaatatccatggtcccttcctaggctattgctATCAGCCCGCATctttctgcctagcctttgcttgttattacatatagggggaccctacgtcaattTTTTAAACTGATGTCCTCCTGTAAcctagctagtaaaggctaagcaaacagctgttagctgatattaatagcctgggaaccttttagtAAAATCAGCCGTCGgcatttccctctgctggttatgaaaattacgggggaccccatgacatttttttttttttttattataaaaattgACAGGTATCAGGAAGCACGCTGATTTGTGCCagatgctgtttggttacagcctatttaGGTTTGTTCTGTTAATTCTCCTACATAGGCTGATgactgtgtgtgtttatttaacacaTTACTAACTGGTTTAGTAATGAGCgtgtctggctgacacctcttCATTTCCTAGGGCTTGGTGACAgcggctgacaccaagccctaatgccATTACCCTGATGCAATTCATTCTGATAATGGGAAAAAAAGGGGATGAAACAGAAAATTGcatcagaaattttttttttttaatctttttttgagTGCAAAAAAGCATTCTTTACTGTAAAAAAACCTGCATGCATGCATGCACCAAAACcatgcgtttttgctgccaagagatgcagaaaatgTCTGCaagccaaatgctcaacgtgcgcaCGTAGCCTTATTCTTCTATTATCCCTCCCCGGCTGTAGTATCCAGCTTCTCCTGACTCCAGCACACTGCTGTAATGACCGGCCTCAACACCGGTATATTATGCTTCTATTATCTCTCCCTGGCTGTAATACCAGCATCTCCTGACTCCAGCACGCTGGGTGATAAAACATCCGGTTATAATGGTGCAGTCATGGCATGCTCTCCGACCCTAACCGGCGACAGGCGCTGGCACGTCTCATCACACGGCTCAACTCCAGAGTGTTGGACCGGGGGGTAGCAATCAGAGTGTGGACCAGGAGAGGGATCAGAGTGTGGGCCCGATGGTGGTCGGGAGATCAGAGTGTGGGCCCGGTGGTGGTTTGGGAGATCAGAGTGTGGGCCCGGTGGTGGTTTGGGAGATCAGAGTGTGGGCCCGGTGGTGGTTTGGGAGATCAGAGTGTGGGCCCGGTGGTGGTTTGGGAGATCAGAGTGTGGGCCTGGTGGTGGTTTGGGAGATCAGAGTGTGGGCCCGGTGGTGGTTTGGGAGATCAGAGTGTGGGCCCGGTGGTGGTTTGGGAGATCAGAGTGTGGGCCCGGTGGTGGTTTGGGAGATCAGAGTGTGGGGGCCGGTGGTGGTTTGGGAGATCAGAGTGTGGGCCCGGTGGTGGTTTGGGAGATCAGAGTGTGGGCCCGGTGGTGGTTTGGGAGATCAGAATGTGGGCCCGGTGGTGGTTTGGGAGATCAGAGTGTGGGCCCGGTGGTGGGTCGGGAGATCAGAGTGTGGGCCCGGTGGTGGTCGGGAGATCAGAGTGTGGGCCCGGTGGTGGTCGGGAGATCAGAGTGTGGGCCCGGTGGAGAAATCATAGGGTGGGCTGGGAGGGGGAAGAGAGACCAGAGTGTGGACTTGGGGGGAGATCAGAGTGGACTCCCATCCCGGCTGTTTGCAGATAATACATAGTGTAATATTGTCTGCGCTGAAGCGTCTCACTATTTTCAGTATCTCTGCTTGCTGACAGTGTTACGTAGATCTAGATCCTGTGTAAGATGTGTCAcatctgagggtttgttacagtcatATCCAGTCCGCCTGGGCTACAATCCAGGCTGTTACCTACACTgccacattgtaacaaaccatcagcgCAGGAGGCGATCAGTACTTGGAGCAGGGTGACGGCTAACTTTTGTCTGCTTTCTGCCCAGGGGGTCTCCTGTCGCCTGGCTGGAGAGGACGATGTGCGGGATCGGGCTGGAGGTTTACACCCAGAGCTTTGTCCGCAACCTGCCGTTCCTTGACGAGTCCACGGAGCGCTTCGTATGTGTATACGGGGGAATACGGCTTCGTCCAGCCGGCGGGTAAGGCGCCTGTAATAATCTTATCCTCTACTTCTGTTGTCAGATGGTGAAAGGCAACAATGTGTACGACATCCTGCGGCCCCCCCGCGCCACCAGTACCGAGTCCCTGGTGCTCAGCGTCCCCTGCAGCGAGGGCCAGAACAACAACCAGGCGGTGGGGCTGCTGCTGGCGTTGGCCTCCTACTTCCAAGGTGAGACCACCGGAGAGAGGCTGCTTTATAATGCCGGTATGTGGCAGCGCCGGGGGTCCTCTGAGACCCCTGATCAATTACAGAGATCCCCCAACTTTTCTATTGTTCTTATGCGGCACCTATAATTCATTGACCAATTTGGAGAcccccaacttttttatttttacatcagtgGAGCCAAGTGAGGTTTTAGTTTCTGAGTTCCGAGCTGATGTTGTTAGTACAGTTTTGggtgtggagggggggggggggctgctgaATTTCTGAAATTCTGGCTTTTGCCTTCTTTGAATGTTTTAAAAACTTTCTGGCAGTTCTGTTTGTAAATGTCGTATTGTAAaagtagtttttcttttttatattgcaGTTGCTGCATAGTGTTTCTGATCAGTTGGGGTCCAGGTCCTGAGACTACCCCCCACCAATCGCTCAAAACACCGTTCTGCGCACACACGTCATGCAGAAGCTGCGCACACGGCTGTGTAAGGACCCTACACCTACCACTGAGCCCATGTACGAGCTGCACACTCCACAGCACTGGTTTGACCGATCGGTGAGGGTCTCTGGACCCAGACCCCCTCTGATCACAGACACAATGCCTCACCTGTCACAAATAGTGCACTTTTCCATAATGAAGGCAGCCTTTACCCCCTGATGGTTTGCGACAAAATTTATGCTTCAAGAACAAATGCGTTTATTGCACGTGAAAAGGCGACAAGTACaagacgtttcggccactctgtggccttgatcactgtgtcgctaaaaaaaaaatgaaaacagataTACATAAGATTTacattatatacactatatacaatatattacAAAAACAGCCGTATACGGCATAATAGGCATAATGAGGGATTGAAGCCATGTCAAAAGGACTAGTGACTTGGGGTATAGCCTATATGGGGACCTTTAAACCAGTATGGGAATAAGAAAGAGATAGATGTTGTTTCAAAGAGACCAGTTATAGTTTTAAGGTCTATCTAGAACTAGAAGGTAAGATAGAAGCTTCAGAACAATAGAGAGTGCTGTGGGGACATACCGTAGTAGAGGTGCGTCACTAAGTTATCCTTGTACGTCCTGGATAGGCATGGGCCAGTTATGGCACGTATAACCTGGTAAGGGTGATGGATACTAATTACAATCAAATAA
This is a stretch of genomic DNA from Ranitomeya variabilis isolate aRanVar5 chromosome 6, aRanVar5.hap1, whole genome shotgun sequence. It encodes these proteins:
- the LOC143782997 gene encoding GPI-anchor transamidase component GPAA1-like isoform X3, which gives rise to MTGQCSHQERGSPVAWLERTMCGIGLEVYTQSFVRNLPFLDESTERFMVKGNNVYDILRPPRATSTESLVLSVPCSEGQNNNQAVGLLLALASYFQGETTGERLLYNAGQIYWARDNIFLVNEHDLISTEAWLEGYHDVNVTDMQSPVMMG
- the LOC143782997 gene encoding GPI-anchor transamidase component GPAA1-like isoform X1 — translated: MRVLSWCQGSSSCSEVLCCGSLCSDSSGCTRRRGSPVAWLERTMCGIGLEVYTQSFVRNLPFLDESTERFMVKGNNVYDILRPPRATSTESLVLSVPCSEGQNNNQAVGLLLALASYFQGETTGERLLYNAGQIYWARDNIFLVNEHDLISTEAWLEGYHDVNVTDMQSPVMMG
- the LOC143782997 gene encoding GPI-anchor transamidase component GPAA1-like isoform X2, whose protein sequence is MRVLSWCQGSSSCSEVLCCGSLCSDSSGCTRRRGSPVAWLERTMCGIGLEVYTQSFVRNLPFLDESTERFMVKGNNVYDILRPPRATSTESLVLSVPCSEGQNNNQAVGLLLALASYFQGQIYWARDNIFLVNEHDLISTEAWLEGYHDVNVTDMQSPVMMG
- the LOC143782997 gene encoding GPI-anchor transamidase component GPAA1-like isoform X6, encoding MRVLSWCQGSSSCSEVLCCGSLCSDSSGCTRRRGSPVAWLERTMCGIGLEVYTQSFVRNLPFLDESTERFMVKGNNVYDILRPPRATSTESLVLSVPCSEGQNNNQAVGLLLALASYFQVAA
- the LOC143782997 gene encoding GPI-anchor transamidase component GPAA1-like isoform X7, producing the protein MGSPVAWLERTMCGIGLEVYTQSFVRNLPFLDESTERFMVKGNNVYDILRPPRATSTESLVLSVPCSEGQNNNQAVGLLLALASYFQGQIYWARDNIFLVNEHDLISTEAWLEGYHDVNVTDMQSPVMMG
- the LOC143782997 gene encoding GPI-anchor transamidase component GPAA1-like isoform X5, whose protein sequence is MRVLSWCQGSSSCSEVLCCGSLCSDSSGCTRRRGSPVAWLERTMCGIGLEVYTQSFVRNLPFLDESTERFMVKGNNVYDILRPPRATSTESLVLSVPCSEGQNNNQAVGLLLALASYFQDMQSPVMMG
- the LOC143782997 gene encoding GPI-anchor transamidase component GPAA1-like isoform X4, which encodes MGSPVAWLERTMCGIGLEVYTQSFVRNLPFLDESTERFMVKGNNVYDILRPPRATSTESLVLSVPCSEGQNNNQAVGLLLALASYFQGETTGERLLYNAGQIYWARDNIFLVNEHDLISTEAWLEGYHDVNVTDMQSPVMMG